A genome region from Thermoproteales archaeon includes the following:
- a CDS encoding isopentenyl phosphate kinase family protein yields MDTLIIKLGGSAITNKERRYEVRRKVVERIAKEVKILSKNYKLVLVHGGGSFGHPTAKEYNIHLGYFSNHQLIGYSKVRYFMTQLNQIILEYFIKSGVPAVTLHTSNILKANDGKISSFNIELLIEYMKMGFTPVVYGDAVLDEKRGFSIISGDQIVSYLAIRLKPIKVILGTDVDGIYTGNPKKDSNAKLVKTLKISKLITIKADKPMIDVTGGIVAKIDEMRKVVKAGIPVIIGNIVSGNLIDLVEEKTPKYTKIIM; encoded by the coding sequence ATGGATACGTTAATAATTAAGCTTGGCGGATCGGCTATAACAAATAAAGAAAGAAGATACGAAGTTAGACGTAAGGTCGTTGAAAGAATAGCAAAGGAAGTTAAAATCCTTAGCAAAAACTACAAATTAGTATTGGTGCATGGAGGAGGGAGTTTCGGTCACCCAACGGCTAAAGAATACAACATACACCTAGGATATTTTTCTAATCATCAGCTTATTGGCTATAGCAAGGTAAGATATTTCATGACGCAGCTTAATCAGATAATTCTAGAATATTTTATAAAATCTGGAGTTCCTGCAGTTACATTGCATACTTCGAATATACTTAAGGCAAATGATGGAAAAATATCAAGTTTTAACATAGAGCTTTTAATAGAGTATATGAAGATGGGATTTACGCCGGTAGTTTATGGAGACGCTGTTTTAGACGAAAAAAGAGGATTCAGCATAATTTCTGGAGATCAGATAGTTTCTTATCTAGCTATTAGATTGAAGCCAATTAAGGTCATTTTAGGAACAGATGTGGATGGCATATACACGGGTAATCCCAAAAAAGATTCAAATGCAAAACTCGTCAAAACATTAAAAATATCCAAGCTTATAACTATAAAAGCTGATAAGCCAATGATCGATGTAACTGGTGGAATAGTAGCAAAAATAGATGAAATGAGAAAAGTTGTAAAAGCTGGAATACCGGTTATAATCGGGAACATCGTTTCAGGAAACTTGATTGATCTTGTTGAAGAGAAAACACCTAAATATACGAAAATCATAATGTAA